In candidate division TA06 bacterium, one genomic interval encodes:
- a CDS encoding CDP-alcohol phosphatidyltransferase family protein, with the protein MANLVTLLRLVLLFVLVVMAYQTRYLWLQLANMPLLVIVIALDAVDGVVARKFKESALFGAIFDIMVDRVTENVLWIVLADLRCIPVWVALVFITRSLIVDSIRSHGIQQGKTPFGQIVSRSGQFLVGSRFMRGLYGTLKVVTFGWIFLLQPWPALMPGFWSQNAAYLKTATALLIYLTVAVCILRSVPVIAEFIIEQKVFSHLKFSAKRPKDGASLR; encoded by the coding sequence ATGGCTAACCTCGTCACCTTATTGCGTCTGGTCCTGCTGTTCGTGCTGGTGGTCATGGCCTATCAGACCCGATACCTCTGGCTGCAGCTGGCCAATATGCCGCTGCTGGTTATAGTCATCGCGCTGGACGCGGTGGACGGGGTGGTGGCGCGGAAATTCAAGGAATCCGCGCTGTTCGGGGCCATCTTCGACATCATGGTGGACCGGGTGACCGAGAACGTGCTCTGGATAGTGCTGGCCGACCTGCGCTGCATTCCGGTCTGGGTAGCCTTAGTGTTCATCACCCGCAGCCTGATCGTGGATTCCATCCGCTCCCACGGCATCCAGCAGGGAAAGACCCCGTTCGGGCAGATCGTTTCCAGGTCAGGGCAGTTCCTGGTGGGCAGCCGTTTCATGCGGGGTCTTTACGGAACGCTGAAGGTCGTGACCTTCGGCTGGATATTCCTGTTGCAGCCCTGGCCGGCACTGATGCCCGGTTTCTGGTCACAAAATGCGGCGTATCTCAAGACAGCAACAGCGCTGCTTATCTACTTGACCGTGGCCGTCTGCATTCTGCGGAGCGTTCCGGTGATAGCGGAGTTTATAATAGAGCAGAAAGTATTTTCACATCTCAAGTTTTCTGCCAAAAGGCCTAAAGATGGCGCTAGCCTTCGTTGA
- a CDS encoding pathogenicity locus, whose product MDKGLQVIPGVGKSIAEDLNRLGIKKVSCLKNKDPERLYARFCAMEGRPVDRCLLYVFRCAVYYASHEKHDPELLKWWNWADSNFKKQKAEIKKHKGNQPPWP is encoded by the coding sequence ATGGATAAAGGCTTGCAGGTGATTCCCGGGGTGGGCAAAAGCATCGCGGAGGACCTGAACCGGCTGGGGATTAAGAAGGTCTCTTGCCTTAAGAACAAAGACCCGGAAAGGCTCTATGCCCGGTTCTGCGCTATGGAGGGGCGCCCGGTGGACCGCTGCCTTTTATACGTCTTCCGCTGTGCGGTTTACTACGCATCCCATGAAAAGCACGACCCAGAACTGCTGAAGTGGTGGAACTGGGCCGATTCAAACTTCAAAAAGCAAAAAGCAGAAATTAAAAAGCATAAAGGGAATCAACCGCCATGGCCATAA
- a CDS encoding HAD-IB family hydrolase gives MALAFVDVDGTIIKGTSCEKLFIPYLIRNNKLGLRQFFHFAWFALRHFSKYGLRVYKRDKAYLTGLSIEETEQLAKAFIGRIIPERLNPLIIAELERHRTAGDELVLLSGTPEFLAEPLGRKLGIENIIACKVLSLNGCYTSGDPAQHPYGQSKLQLAREYCLKRGASLEKSAAYADKSSDLPLLEQVGTAVAVTPVRRLRKVALTKDWRIIG, from the coding sequence ATGGCGCTAGCCTTCGTTGACGTCGACGGCACGATAATCAAGGGCACCAGCTGCGAAAAACTGTTCATCCCCTATCTGATCAGGAACAACAAGCTGGGCCTCCGGCAGTTTTTCCACTTTGCCTGGTTTGCCCTGCGTCATTTTTCAAAATACGGATTAAGGGTCTATAAAAGGGACAAGGCTTATTTGACTGGGCTGTCAATCGAGGAAACGGAGCAGCTGGCCAAGGCATTTATCGGCCGGATAATCCCAGAACGATTGAACCCGCTGATTATAGCGGAGCTGGAGCGCCATCGGACAGCCGGAGATGAACTAGTGTTGCTTTCGGGGACACCGGAATTCCTGGCCGAACCGCTGGGCAGAAAACTGGGCATCGAAAACATCATTGCCTGCAAAGTCCTGTCGCTCAATGGGTGCTATACCAGCGGGGACCCGGCGCAGCATCCCTACGGGCAAAGCAAGCTGCAGCTGGCCCGGGAATATTGCCTTAAGCGCGGGGCTTCCTTGGAAAAGTCCGCCGCCTATGCCGACAAGTCAAGCGACCTGCCGCTGCTGGAGCAGGTTGGAACAGCAGTGGCAGTAACACCAGTCCGGCGATTAAGAAAGGTTGCATTAACAAAAGACTGGAGGATCATAGGATGA
- a CDS encoding endonuclease MutS2: MNAHSLQILEFSFVRNALSQRASTPYGREEALALMPLADPDAVARMQDETAEARKFLEAGFGLDFYDLHDIRPQLEALKAEGAVMDALVLLHLARHLAAARQVRSSLGLRNEEYPLLSEQALGLCAFKELEERIVKAIEPDGRVADKASPELYHIRREQETVRQRIHSKLEDIMGREAADIQETLITIREGRYVIPVKADSKNKLKGIVHDSSASGATVYMEPLATIEMNNRMRQLFSMEKQEVERILRQFSTEVSENIDDMENNLQLLAHFDLAFARAQLALAWKCVRAISPGEQYLKLIEARHPALAKPVPLNLELGNGRTTMVVTGPNTGGKTVVLKTVGLLALMNQSGLQIPARDGSALSLFGQVFADIGDEQSISQSLSTFSSHISQIKGVLENSTALSLVLLDEIGAGTEPAEGAALAMTILLALTRKGCLTLSTTHYGALKAFVQQNSQMLNAAMEFDREKLQPTYRLIMGVPGASYGIEIASRLGLSPEVISDARSRIDSKSVQLEELITFLEQVKRRAEQKELKALDEMDQAKSLKEEYRSRLEGIQEELNTLKQKAAEESRNILTQARSAAEQAVAVIKGEQASKQSIIKAREMLKEAEALLPPEERPQPAAKHDPGHVFQKGEKVYLTDLKKEGLIVDLLDSGKKLKVQVGNVLMTVPRQKAAAGASQKLAEPKPISTVSAENVSGFAPELYLLGMRADESIEAVERYIDDAVYYGITKLRIVHGKGTGVLRKIVKEVLTKNAQVKFFRLGEWNEGQDGVTVVELK, encoded by the coding sequence ATGAACGCCCATAGTTTACAGATATTAGAATTCAGCTTCGTCCGCAACGCCCTTTCCCAGCGGGCCTCCACGCCCTATGGCCGGGAGGAAGCCCTGGCATTGATGCCGCTGGCCGATCCCGATGCCGTCGCCCGGATGCAAGACGAGACGGCCGAGGCCAGGAAGTTTTTGGAGGCCGGCTTCGGCCTTGATTTCTACGACCTGCACGACATCCGTCCCCAGCTGGAGGCGCTGAAGGCCGAGGGCGCGGTGATGGATGCCCTGGTTCTGCTGCACCTGGCCCGGCATTTGGCGGCGGCCCGGCAGGTCCGCTCCTCACTTGGCCTGCGCAATGAAGAGTATCCGCTGCTTTCGGAACAGGCTCTGGGTCTTTGTGCCTTCAAGGAATTAGAGGAGCGGATAGTCAAGGCCATCGAGCCGGACGGCAGAGTGGCCGACAAGGCCAGCCCCGAGCTCTATCACATCCGGCGGGAGCAGGAGACGGTGCGCCAGCGCATCCACTCCAAGCTGGAGGACATCATGGGCCGGGAGGCGGCCGACATCCAGGAGACGCTGATTACCATCCGCGAGGGGCGCTATGTGATCCCGGTCAAGGCCGATTCCAAGAACAAGCTGAAAGGCATCGTTCACGACAGCTCGGCCTCCGGGGCCACGGTCTACATGGAACCGCTGGCCACCATCGAGATGAACAACCGGATGCGCCAGCTGTTCTCAATGGAGAAACAGGAAGTGGAGAGGATCCTGCGGCAGTTCTCGACCGAGGTCTCCGAAAATATTGATGACATGGAAAATAATCTGCAGTTGCTGGCCCACTTTGACCTGGCATTCGCCCGGGCCCAATTAGCGCTGGCCTGGAAATGCGTCCGGGCCATTTCACCGGGCGAGCAGTACTTGAAGCTGATCGAGGCTCGGCACCCGGCTTTGGCCAAACCGGTTCCGCTGAACCTGGAGCTGGGAAACGGCCGGACCACCATGGTCGTCACCGGGCCCAACACCGGCGGCAAGACGGTGGTGCTGAAGACGGTGGGCCTGCTGGCACTGATGAACCAGTCCGGCCTGCAGATCCCGGCCCGGGACGGCAGCGCCCTGTCCCTGTTCGGCCAGGTATTCGCCGACATCGGCGACGAGCAGTCCATCTCCCAGTCGCTGTCAACCTTTTCTTCGCACATCTCGCAGATCAAAGGGGTGCTGGAGAATTCCACCGCCCTGTCGCTGGTCCTGCTGGACGAGATCGGGGCCGGCACCGAGCCGGCCGAGGGCGCGGCCCTGGCTATGACCATCCTTTTAGCGCTGACCCGGAAAGGCTGCCTGACCCTTTCCACCACCCATTACGGGGCGCTGAAGGCCTTTGTCCAGCAGAATTCCCAGATGCTGAACGCGGCCATGGAATTTGACCGGGAAAAACTCCAGCCTACCTACCGCCTGATAATGGGCGTGCCCGGGGCCAGCTACGGGATAGAGATCGCCTCGCGGCTGGGGCTTTCGCCCGAAGTAATCAGCGACGCCCGTTCCCGGATAGATTCCAAATCGGTCCAGCTGGAGGAGCTGATCACATTCCTGGAACAGGTCAAGCGCCGGGCCGAGCAGAAAGAACTTAAGGCCCTGGACGAAATGGACCAGGCCAAAAGCCTGAAGGAAGAATACCGGTCCCGGTTGGAAGGGATCCAGGAAGAACTGAATACCCTGAAGCAAAAGGCGGCCGAGGAATCCAGAAATATATTGACCCAGGCCCGCAGCGCGGCCGAGCAGGCGGTGGCTGTTATAAAGGGCGAGCAGGCCAGCAAACAGAGCATCATCAAGGCCAGGGAGATGCTGAAGGAGGCCGAAGCCCTGCTGCCGCCGGAGGAGCGGCCCCAGCCAGCGGCCAAGCACGATCCCGGACATGTCTTCCAGAAAGGGGAAAAGGTTTACCTGACCGATCTCAAAAAAGAGGGCTTGATAGTGGACCTGTTGGATTCCGGGAAGAAACTCAAGGTCCAGGTGGGCAATGTGCTGATGACCGTGCCCCGGCAAAAGGCCGCGGCCGGCGCTTCCCAAAAATTAGCAGAGCCAAAACCTATCTCCACCGTCAGCGCCGAGAACGTCTCCGGGTTTGCGCCGGAACTGTATCTGCTGGGAATGCGGGCCGATGAATCCATAGAGGCGGTGGAACGCTACATTGACGATGCGGTCTATTACGGGATCACCAAACTGCGAATAGTGCACGGCAAGGGCACCGGGGTACTGCGCAAGATAGTAAAAGAAGTGCTGACCAAAAATGCCCAGGTGAAATTTTTCCGTCTGGGAGAGTGGAACGAAGGCCAGGACGGGGTGACGGTAGTGGAGCTGAAATAG